CAGTTCCTGAATGATCATCTGGGCGTGCTCACGGTTTTCGGCCGAAATAGTGGCTTCAACTCGTTGGCGTGAATACTCGGGCAGGGATTCGAGTGGAACCTTGCTGACAGTATCAACCTCAGATAGTGAAATCGGGCCAAGCTCTTGCGGAACACCCTTATAGATGGCGACCTTGTTATCCACGGTGCCAACAAAGTACTGGGTCTGAGTCCACATATAACCCCATACGGCGAGAGCCACCACGAGGAAGGCTGCCAGGGTGAGCAGAATAGGCATCATCCAGCGACGGCGTGTCGGTGGAATTTCCACTGGATCCAGTACCTGACCGGCCGCCGGCGAACGGTGGGTCAGCAGCGCGGCCGCGCGACGCTCACCAGTGTGCTGGGTGACCACAGGTATCTGACCGGTCTGCGTAGCTAGCTGAGCTGCGCCGACCAAAAGATGTGGGCGTTGCGAAATTTCGTGACGAAGCAGTGAGGCGCTGGCTTCAATATCGCCCTCAGCCGCAATAGCTAACTGGGCGGTATCCGGAGCTGGTTCCTGTACCGAAGGCTCGCTGGACTCATCGGTGCTGTCCTCAACGACTTCAAACATCACCACGGTGACGTTATCGGGTGCGCCATTTTTCAGCGTGATGGCCACGAGGTCGTTAACTGCCTCGTCCATGTCCTTGGTACTACGGATGATCTGCTCAATGATGGGCAGTGGGACCGCGTCGGTCAGACCGTCGGAACACAGCATCCAGCGTTCGCCGGGCTCAGCCTCAATCTGCTGGACATCAAGCTCGGGGGAAGCATCAGAATCACCTAGAACACGTAGCAATACGTTCTTATGAGGGTGGACTTCAGCTTCTGCCGGCTTGATGCGTCCTTCATCAACGAGTCGTTGCACGAAGGTGTGGTCACGGCTGATCTGTTCAAAGTTATCGTGCTTGAGTCGATAAGCGCGCGAGTCACCGATATGGGCCATGTGCAAGGTGCTGCCAGAGAGCAGTAGGGAGGTCACAGTGGTGCCCATGCCTGAGAGCTTCGGGTTGGCACCGACGAGTTCATTGAGTACCAGATTCGCGGCCTGAATTTCATCAGGGAGAGCGTTTTGCGGATCGACGATATCTGCGTGGTCTAAGTGCACCAGGTCCAAGACCGTGGAGGCAGAAGCCACATCGCCGCCGACGTGGCCACCCATGCCATCGGCAAGGACAGCTAGATACTCACCGGCGTAGGCGGAGTCGTCGTTCTTCTTACGAATCCGTCCGACGTCAGACTTTGCGGCAAATTTGAGTTTGAGGGCCATAGGCTAGGACTTCAATTCCAGGACAGTCTTTCCGATGCGGATCCGCTGACCCGGTTCCACAGGCTGTGCGCGAGTGAGCTGACTGTCACCGACGAAGGTGCCATTGGTGGATCCCAAATCTTCGATGAACCAGCGTGATCCCTGTGGGAAAAGTCGTGCGTGACGTCCGGAAGCGTAGTCGTCGTCAAGCACCACGGTTGCATCCTGGGCACGACCAAACATGATCGGCTGACCGCTTAGTGGGATGCTGTTGCCAGCCAGTGGGCCTTCAACAATAGCCAAGGATGTTGCAGCCTTGCGCGCCGGAGCTTCTGGTTCTGCCAGCTCAGGGTTCTTTTTCAGTGCCCGTGCGCTGGGCTTGCCTGTGCGGGCTCGAGATCCGACAGCCAAATCACGACGCATCGATCCGACAACGCTCAAAACGAGCAGCCAGATCAGCACAAGGAAGGCGAGTCGGAACAGGGTGAGAACCAGATCGTTCATGCGCGGCCTCCGTTATTCGAGGTGATGAGCCGAAAGACTATTTTTGTTTGTCCGATAGTGATGACCGAACCATCAAAAATGGGAGTTTCAGCGGAGATCTTTTTACCGTCCACATAGGTTCCATTGGTTGAACCCAAATCGGACACCACAAAGTTTGTCTTACCGCGGGTTTCAACGCGGATGTGCTGACGTGAAACACCAGAATCATCCACCGGAATGTCGGTGCTTGCCGAACGGCCCAAAACAACCGAGTGATGGTTCAGCGCGAAACGCTGTCCTGCAACCTCAAGAATGGCCTGCTTCTGGGTTGGCACCTTGGGGATCTCGTTGATAGGTCGGACATTGGGACGTGGCTGCGCGGTGGTGCGCGGCGATGGCTGGCTGGCTGGCTTGGCGGTAGGCGTCTTTACCGGAGCCGAAGCAACAACATGGGAGCTGGTCTCCTTGACGGAGCCAGTGATTTCCATTTCGCCAGGCTTGAAATCTTGTTTGGATACAAAATGGATCATGACATCGCCATGGACCGAGTAGTCCTGATTGGTGGCGTGCTCTGCGGTGACCTTAGCCATTTCATTAACGACGGCACGTCCCCAGCTTTTAGCGGTTTCGAAGTCTTTGGTGCTCAACGCAACGACGAAGTCGTTCGGAGCAAGACTGCGTCCTTCGCTAATTGGCAGAATTCCGCGATCCATTTCATTGCGCAGGGCAGTAGTCAGCTCTACTGGCTTGAGGTCTGCGGTGCTGGTTCCACGAAAGAAGCTTGTGACGACCTTCTCTAAGCCGCGTTCGACATTGTCGAGAAAGCCCATTATTCGTGCTCCTTCCTAGGGGTCCATTGTTTGTCTTAGTGTCCCGTAATTCGTACGTAAAAGCAGTGAACACAGAACTTCATATTCGATCTTACTGTTTTCAGCTGTGCAAATGCCGAAAAATCCTTGGGTGATCGACGCGAGGGTAACTCAACGATACCGAGGTCAGGGACGAATGCCTGTGTCTCTGGCCACATGTCAAGGTTTCGATTAGGTGAACTGAAAATGTGTGTGTAAGCTATTTCTTGTTGCAAAAGCACGACGCAACAAAAATTACATATGCGCGAGTGGCGGAATTGGTAGACGCGCTGGCTTCAGGTGCCAGTGATCGCAAGGTCGTGGGGGTTCAAGTCCCCCCTCGCGCACAAATTAAAAATAACCTCTGCAATGAATTTTCATTCATTGCAGAGGTTATTTTTCTTTCAGGTATCGCTTTGATAACTATTGGCCACGGCGTGCCGAAACCTGCAGTCCTCGCTGCTTGAGTATGGCCGCCAGTACGCCATCACCTTCTGCAAGGGTCCCACTGTGAGAGCCGTCGTAAATCGCCCCGCAACCGCAACTGGGACTGCGATCTTGCAACACTGCTTCGGTGATTCCGTTGGAGGTAGCCAGCTGGGCAACTTTTTGAGCCCCGGCGACAAAGGCCTCGGTGAGATCTTGACCGTCAATAGAGACGACGGTGGCGTTTCCCTGAAGGACGTCGTATCCATCCCCGCCGACGATCTCTGCGGGAGGTCGGGGTGTTGGCAGATCCCCTAGTTCTTCGGCGCATGCGGCGATCGCTTCGCCGCGCGCTACAGCATTGACTATGTTTTGGTCAGTTTTTGCTTTGCCGTTATAACGGCAGGGGATACCAGCAAGACAAGAGCTAACAAGTATCGGGACCTTTCTCATGTCTTTATCCTAGTCGTGTGCCATGAATCGAGCACTGGATTAGAATTCCATTTACTAAGTGAAAGGTAAGTATTGTGGCTGCGTCCAAAGAACCATTTGAAATCCGCGGAACCGTTGATGTGATCAACGGACATCGGATCCTTCGCTTAGAGCAAGAATCCAGTGACTTTCTTTCCAGTCGCGGCCAGGTGGCCGTCGATCTCCTTGGTGATTTTGCTGGGCATACCGTGGTGATTGATCCTGATGGGCGTCGCGGTCACTGGCTGGATTTGGAGTCGGCTCAGGCTCCGGTGATCGATGGTGAAGTTGGGCAACAGATCCAGCTTTCGGTACAGCCGAGTACATCATGGCCCGAGACCACCGTCCCGACAGATCTGGCTGAAGCCTTAGATCAAGCCAGTGATTTGGATGAGAATTGGGTCAGTCTGACGCCCATGGCCCGCTGGGAATGGGTTCGTTGGGTCGGAGCCACCAAGAATCCGGATACGCGTCAACGACGTGTTGAGGTGAGTATTTCTAAGCTGCGCGACGGCAAACGCCGTCCATGCTGCTTTGACCTGTCTTCTTGCACCAACCCCGAATTAGCCAAGGGTGGCAAACTCGCTGAATAAGACTGCCGCCGCTGGCGCAGTACTAGTCGTCGACACCGTTCTTCGTGGAATCGCGAATAATCAATGAGCTAGGCAGCATGCTCTGCAATGGCTCGAGGTCTTTCCCCTCGAGTAACGCACGCAGTTTCAGGGCCGCCAACCGTCCGCCTTCCTGGGCGTTGAGCTGCACCGACGTGATCGACGGATTGGACGTGGCTGAATAGGGAAGATCATCAAAGCCAGCGACCGCTAGCTGATCTGGGATGCGAATTCCCAGGGCACGGGCTGCGTGTAGTACGCCGAAGGCATGATTGTCGGTGGCGCATCCCACGGCGCTTACCCCGTTTTCCTTCCATATTTGCCACTGCTCACTGAAGGTTTCCGAGGCCGCGGTGACATCAATCATCGAGCTGGCCACGCACTGCGGCAAAACTTCAATACCGTAATCCTTAGCTGCCTGAAGGAATGCTTCACGGCGCACCGCGAGAGTTTCCGTTCCGGTGATGGCATCTAAATAGGCGGCCTTGGTATGCCCTTGAGCTGCAAAATGTGCCACTACATCGCGGGCTCCCTGGGCTACGTCCATATTCACTGCCGGGAATTTTGCGTCAATTCCGGGAGCGTCAAGGGCCACCATCGGTATGTGACCGCCGATCTCATCAAGGAACTCTTGGCTTGGTGCGTGCACCAGCAAGCCAGCCGGGCGTAGCCCGAGGATCTTGCGAGTTTCGCTCGCGCTGGGGGAGACGCCGGAATCCGTGACGGAGAGCATGAGCTGGTAGTCGTTGGCTAATACCGAGCGAACGCCGGCGATGACTTTGGCGAAGAAGGGGTTGGAAATATCTGGGGCTACCAGGATGACCAAGGAACTGACACCCTTGGCCAGCGAGCTGCCGATGCTGTCAACAAAGTAGCCTAGTTCGCGAATCGCTTCGCGGACGCGTTGCTCATTCTTGGCTGAAACTCGCCCCGAAGACTTTCCGTTGGCCACTAAAGAGACCGTTGCCGTGGACACCCCTGCATGCGCGGCCACCATGGCCGCGGTGACCCGACGTGGTTCGCGGGAATTTCCGGTCTTCTCAGCAATCGTCATGGATCCATCGTAGTCGCTCACTCGACGGGATAAATCCTTAGTTAAGCGCTTGACGCAACTGCGAGAACAGGAAAGAATTGGCTCAGAGAAAGATCATCGCATCGTCACTAACATCCGGCCCCATGCCGGCAGAAGAAGGATGGCACCATGGCTCAGGACAGTGCAACACCCCGCAAGATCATTTTGGACTGCGACCCAGGCCATGATGATGCGGTCGCCATGATCCTTGCCCATGGAAGCCCGGCCATTGACCTGCTGGCCGTCACTACCGTGGCCGGAAACCAAACCCTTGAGAAGGTCACCGCCAACGCGCTCGCCGTGGGAACCATCGCCGGTATCAGCGGCATTCCCTTTGCCGCCGGCTGCGCCCGCCCACTGGTACGCGAAGTAGAAACCGCTGCAGATGTTCACGGTGACTCGGGTATGGATGGGCCGGAACAACCAGAATCCACCATCGAGTTGGACCCACGCCACGCGGTAGACGTCATCATTGACCTAGTGATGAGCCATGAGCCAGGGGAAATCACCTTGGTGCCCACCGGGGCGCTAACCAACATTGCGATGGCAGTACGCAAAGAACCACGCATCGTCTCCCGAGTACGCGAAGTCGTGCTGATGGGCGGTGGCTACCACACCGGAAACTGGAGTGCGGTCGCAGAATTCAACATCAAGGTGGACCCAGAAGCAGCCCATATTGTCTTTAACGAAAACTGGCCGGTAGTCATGGTTGGACTAGACCTGACCCACCAGGCCTTGGCCACCACCGAAGTCGTCCAGAGCATCGAAAAGATCGGCACCGGCCCGGCAAAATTTGTGCGCGAATTGATGGACTTCTTTGCTCAGGCGTACCGCGACCACCAAGGCTTCGACGCACCACCGGTGCACGACCCCTGCGCGGTGGCCTACGTCATCGACCCGCAGATCGTGCGCACCGTCAAAGCGCCGGTTAACGTGGAGCTTCGAGGTGAGCTAACTCTAGGGATGACGGTCACCGACTTCCGCGCTCCAGCCGATGAACACTGCAACACTTCGGTGGCCGTGGACCTGGATCACGACGGATTCTGGAACCTTGTGACGGACGCACTGCAACGCATCGGCGAAGTCACACCCCAGAAGTAAACAACTTCTTTGCAATGTGGGGCATATCAATGCCAATTACGCTCAGACCTGCATAAACTAGGATCAAACGAAGATCAGGAGACGTAATGGCAGGAAAAACCCCGCACCAGAACGTGACGTTCCCATCCTCGGGTGCGCAAGCACACGGATACCTAGCAGTACCGGATTCAGGGCAAGGCCCCGGAGTTATCGTGATCCAAGAATGGTGGGGCCTGACCGACCATATTCGCGACATAGCTGACCGCCTCGCAGCCCTAGGCTTTGTCGCACTAGCAC
The nucleotide sequence above comes from Glutamicibacter sp. B1. Encoded proteins:
- a CDS encoding PP2C family protein-serine/threonine phosphatase codes for the protein MALKLKFAAKSDVGRIRKKNDDSAYAGEYLAVLADGMGGHVGGDVASASTVLDLVHLDHADIVDPQNALPDEIQAANLVLNELVGANPKLSGMGTTVTSLLLSGSTLHMAHIGDSRAYRLKHDNFEQISRDHTFVQRLVDEGRIKPAEAEVHPHKNVLLRVLGDSDASPELDVQQIEAEPGERWMLCSDGLTDAVPLPIIEQIIRSTKDMDEAVNDLVAITLKNGAPDNVTVVMFEVVEDSTDESSEPSVQEPAPDTAQLAIAAEGDIEASASLLRHEISQRPHLLVGAAQLATQTGQIPVVTQHTGERRAAALLTHRSPAAGQVLDPVEIPPTRRRWMMPILLTLAAFLVVALAVWGYMWTQTQYFVGTVDNKVAIYKGVPQELGPISLSEVDTVSKVPLESLPEYSRQRVEATISAENREHAQMIIQELLVTAKQNCPVQVPGSSDSSSSTQTELPAYCQEIMQ
- a CDS encoding FHA domain-containing protein FhaB/FipA, whose translation is MNDLVLTLFRLAFLVLIWLLVLSVVGSMRRDLAVGSRARTGKPSARALKKNPELAEPEAPARKAATSLAIVEGPLAGNSIPLSGQPIMFGRAQDATVVLDDDYASGRHARLFPQGSRWFIEDLGSTNGTFVGDSQLTRAQPVEPGQRIRIGKTVLELKS
- a CDS encoding DUF3662 and FHA domain-containing protein — protein: MGFLDNVERGLEKVVTSFFRGTSTADLKPVELTTALRNEMDRGILPISEGRSLAPNDFVVALSTKDFETAKSWGRAVVNEMAKVTAEHATNQDYSVHGDVMIHFVSKQDFKPGEMEITGSVKETSSHVVASAPVKTPTAKPASQPSPRTTAQPRPNVRPINEIPKVPTQKQAILEVAGQRFALNHHSVVLGRSASTDIPVDDSGVSRQHIRVETRGKTNFVVSDLGSTNGTYVDGKKISAETPIFDGSVITIGQTKIVFRLITSNNGGRA
- a CDS encoding DUF523 domain-containing protein, with product MRKVPILVSSCLAGIPCRYNGKAKTDQNIVNAVARGEAIAACAEELGDLPTPRPPAEIVGGDGYDVLQGNATVVSIDGQDLTEAFVAGAQKVAQLATSNGITEAVLQDRSPSCGCGAIYDGSHSGTLAEGDGVLAAILKQRGLQVSARRGQ
- a CDS encoding YdeI/OmpD-associated family protein; protein product: MAASKEPFEIRGTVDVINGHRILRLEQESSDFLSSRGQVAVDLLGDFAGHTVVIDPDGRRGHWLDLESAQAPVIDGEVGQQIQLSVQPSTSWPETTVPTDLAEALDQASDLDENWVSLTPMARWEWVRWVGATKNPDTRQRRVEVSISKLRDGKRRPCCFDLSSCTNPELAKGGKLAE
- a CDS encoding LacI family DNA-binding transcriptional regulator yields the protein MVAAHAGVSTATVSLVANGKSSGRVSAKNEQRVREAIRELGYFVDSIGSSLAKGVSSLVILVAPDISNPFFAKVIAGVRSVLANDYQLMLSVTDSGVSPSASETRKILGLRPAGLLVHAPSQEFLDEIGGHIPMVALDAPGIDAKFPAVNMDVAQGARDVVAHFAAQGHTKAAYLDAITGTETLAVRREAFLQAAKDYGIEVLPQCVASSMIDVTAASETFSEQWQIWKENGVSAVGCATDNHAFGVLHAARALGIRIPDQLAVAGFDDLPYSATSNPSITSVQLNAQEGGRLAALKLRALLEGKDLEPLQSMLPSSLIIRDSTKNGVDD
- a CDS encoding nucleoside hydrolase codes for the protein MAQDSATPRKIILDCDPGHDDAVAMILAHGSPAIDLLAVTTVAGNQTLEKVTANALAVGTIAGISGIPFAAGCARPLVREVETAADVHGDSGMDGPEQPESTIELDPRHAVDVIIDLVMSHEPGEITLVPTGALTNIAMAVRKEPRIVSRVREVVLMGGGYHTGNWSAVAEFNIKVDPEAAHIVFNENWPVVMVGLDLTHQALATTEVVQSIEKIGTGPAKFVRELMDFFAQAYRDHQGFDAPPVHDPCAVAYVIDPQIVRTVKAPVNVELRGELTLGMTVTDFRAPADEHCNTSVAVDLDHDGFWNLVTDALQRIGEVTPQK